In one Culex quinquefasciatus strain JHB chromosome 2, VPISU_Cqui_1.0_pri_paternal, whole genome shotgun sequence genomic region, the following are encoded:
- the LOC119766038 gene encoding ornithine decarboxylase 1-like: protein MSVMDSLQDHIEIIPDEVTSNELIDRLVAQGPQEEPLHLIELDAVIKRHQDWIRHLPRVRPFYAIKSNNEPALVKTISLLGCGFDCASIAEIQRVQQLGADRERMIFAQPMKTVGSLKLARELNCLKLRTVFDSATELRKIQLYYPEAEVLIRTRFDSKNAKVNLGTKFGCDPDKEAYDLLKLAKNLDINVIGWCFHVGSDCSDAEAIKKGRENTDFASKLGFNFSYIDIGGGFLGDKQTSIKTYAGHINRALAEFFPEDITIIAEPGRYYCAAAVTLIVAVHGKRLHRNEENPKKIDKISYYFNDGIFGSFYNAKYRNQTLDPKIWKCDNPNEPKYPTTLFGPTCDPDDCFAKGIVLPELEISDFVVFENQGAYTSSQACRFNGFCLPKAVVFVRRSYW, encoded by the exons atgagTGTAATGGATTCTCTGCAAGATCACATTGAAATCATACCAGATGAGGTTACGTCCAACGAACTAATAGATCGTCTAGTAGCTCAAGGACCCCAAGAAGAGCCCCTCCACCTGATTGAGCTGGACGCGGTGATCAAACGGCACCAGGACTGGATTCGTCATCTACCAAGAGTTCGCCCGTTTTACGCCATCAAAAGCAACAACGAGCCAGCTCTCGTGAAAACGATTTCCCTGCTGGGATGCGGATTTGACTGTGCTTCCATAGCTGAAATCCAACGAGTTCAGCAACTCGGAGCAGATCGCGAGCGTATGATCTTTGCTCAACCGATGAAGACTGTCGGGTCGTTGAAGTTGGCACGAGAGCtaaactgcc taaaGTTGCGAACTGTTTTTGATAGTGCAACTGAGTTGAGGAAGATCCAGCTGTACTATCCGGAAGCTGA AGTTTTGATTCGCACGAGATTTGACTCAAAAAATGCTAAAGTCAATCTAGGAACTAAATTTGGATGTGATCCTGACAAGGAAGCTTACGACCTATTAAAATTGGCTAAAAATCTCGATATCAACGTGATCGGATGGTGCTTTCACGTGGGTTCCGATTGTTCCGATGCGGAAGCTATCAAAAAAGGTCgtgaaaataccgatttcgccAGCAAATTGGGATTCAACTTTAGTTATATCGACATAGGAGGTGGATTCCTGGGTGATAAACAAACTTCAATCAAAACGTATGCAGGCCACATCAATAGGGCGTTGGCAGAGTTCTTTCCGGAAGATATAACCATAATTGCCGAACCTGGTAGATATTACTGTGCAGCTGCAGTGACATTAATCGTTGCAGTTCACGGAAAACGCCTGCACCGAAACGAGGAAAATCcaaagaaaattgataaaatttcttactacttc AACGACGGAATTTTCGGATCCTTCTACAATGCCAAATATCGCAATCAAACTCTAGATCCAAAAATTTGGAAATGTGATAACCCAAATGAGCCAAAATATCCAACAACATTATTCGGACCAACGTGTGATCCAGACGATTGCTTTGCCAAGGGcat tgtacttccAGAACTGGAAATATCGGACTTTGTGGTGTTCGAAAATCAAGGAGCTTACACTAGCTCACAAGCCTGCCGATTCAATGGATTTTGCTTGCCAAAAGCAGTTGTCTTTGTGAGGCGTAGTTATTGGTAA